The following proteins come from a genomic window of Methanosarcina sp. MTP4:
- a CDS encoding ferredoxin family protein has protein sequence MKIYIDEEKCTGCGACKAACPKGPRVYSIEEKNGKKVCVVKDASYCLGCRMCTTVCMEDAITLVN, from the coding sequence ATGAAGATTTATATTGATGAAGAGAAATGTACAGGCTGCGGGGCATGCAAAGCCGCCTGCCCGAAAGGCCCGAGGGTTTATTCCATCGAAGAAAAGAACGGGAAAAAGGTCTGCGTCGTAAAGGATGCATCATACTGCCTGGGCTGCAGGATGTGCACAACGGTCTGCATGGAAGACGCAATCACCCTCGTGAACTGA
- a CDS encoding RNA methyltransferase, producing the protein MSLEIRVVLVEPMYQGNVGSVARAMKNFGYSDLALVNPCKLEGQARAMASHAREVLEGARITSTVEEAVKGANLVIGTTGIPSLKAGEHIRLPLYTPPQIKERLKGYSGTVAVLFGREDNGFRNEEIKSFDMLVTVPTSEEYPVMNISHAVAVLLYELSGIESGENPLAEGFDLRLLYGHLGELLEEIGYPPHKKDKTFLMLRRIFGRAGLTPREVQTLRGVIRKIERKIDDPSGKVQDSLQENEGEEDIEKFISE; encoded by the coding sequence TTGTCACTTGAGATACGCGTAGTGCTTGTGGAGCCCATGTACCAGGGAAACGTTGGCTCGGTAGCAAGAGCCATGAAAAACTTTGGATATTCGGACCTTGCCCTTGTAAACCCCTGTAAACTGGAAGGACAGGCAAGAGCCATGGCCTCTCATGCCAGGGAAGTACTGGAAGGAGCCAGGATTACCTCGACGGTCGAAGAAGCCGTAAAAGGTGCAAACCTTGTCATAGGGACCACGGGAATCCCGAGCCTTAAGGCAGGAGAACATATCCGGCTCCCTCTTTATACACCCCCCCAAATCAAGGAAAGGCTCAAAGGATACAGTGGGACAGTTGCAGTCCTCTTCGGGCGTGAAGATAACGGTTTCCGGAACGAGGAAATCAAAAGCTTTGACATGCTTGTTACGGTCCCTACATCGGAAGAATATCCCGTAATGAATATCTCCCATGCCGTGGCAGTGCTGCTTTACGAACTTTCCGGAATTGAAAGCGGGGAAAACCCCCTTGCGGAAGGGTTTGACCTGCGGTTATTGTACGGGCACTTAGGAGAACTTTTAGAAGAAATAGGATATCCCCCCCACAAAAAGGACAAGACTTTCCTTATGCTGAGGAGGATCTTCGGAAGAGCCGGGCTGACCCCGAGGGAAGTCCAGACCCTGCGGGGAGTGATAAGGAAAATCGAAAGGAAGATCGACGACCCCTCCGGAAAAGTTCAGGACTCTCTGCAGGAAAACGAAGGAGAGGAAGACATAGAAAAGTTCATATCAGAATAA
- a CDS encoding minichromosome maintenance protein MCM, which translates to MTETESKWNEKLKKFFKDYYWNEILQLANEYPDLRSLTVDFTDIEKFDRELSKEFLDHPGELVEAAEAALKEIDLPVEKDFEQAHVRIIKVPNRVPIRELRSKHLARFVAIEGMIRKATEVRPRITKAAFQCLRCGHITLVEQNSFKFEEPYGGCEEETCGKKGPFKVLIEESTFVDAQKLQVQESPENLKGGSQPQSLEVDAEDDLTGDVTPGDRVLINGVLISRQRTLRDGKSTFYDLVLEANSIEKLDKDYDELEITQEDEEQILELSRDPEIYGKIIGSIAPSIYGYEDIKEALALQLFSGVVKNLPDGSRTRGDIHMMLVGDPGIAKSQLLRYVVKLSPRGVFASGRSASASGLTAAAVKDDLNDGRWTIEGGALVMADMGIAAVDEMDKMRTEDKSALHEAMEQQTISIAKAGIIATLKSRCALLGAANPKYGRFDRYEGLAEQINMPPALLSRFDLIFVLLDTPNHAMDSKIATHILQSHYAGELFEQRQKLPGCEISEELVNAELEVIEPDIDAEIMRKYVAYARKNVYPAMEDDTRQYLINFYTDLRKTGEGKNTPVPVTARQLEALVRLSEASARVRLSNRVTLEDARRTIRIVMNCLKNVGVDPETGALDADIIATGTSKNQRDKIKLLKDIIKKVSERHTHGKAPLEEVYAEAQKECGIDRPHAEEHIGKMRQRGDLFAPDKDHIKIVNK; encoded by the coding sequence ATGACAGAGACAGAAAGCAAGTGGAACGAAAAGCTAAAGAAATTTTTTAAAGATTATTACTGGAACGAAATCCTCCAGCTTGCAAACGAGTACCCGGACTTAAGAAGCCTCACCGTGGACTTCACCGACATAGAGAAGTTCGACAGGGAACTCTCAAAGGAGTTTCTTGACCACCCGGGAGAACTTGTAGAAGCAGCCGAAGCCGCACTGAAAGAAATTGACCTCCCCGTCGAAAAAGACTTCGAGCAGGCTCATGTCAGGATTATAAAAGTCCCTAACAGAGTCCCAATCCGGGAACTGCGCAGCAAGCACCTGGCCAGGTTCGTTGCAATCGAGGGGATGATACGGAAAGCCACGGAAGTAAGGCCCAGAATCACAAAAGCCGCATTCCAGTGTCTCCGCTGTGGACATATAACCCTTGTGGAGCAAAACAGCTTCAAATTCGAAGAGCCTTACGGGGGCTGTGAAGAAGAGACCTGCGGGAAGAAAGGCCCCTTCAAGGTCTTGATTGAAGAATCCACTTTTGTTGATGCCCAGAAACTCCAGGTCCAGGAGTCCCCCGAAAACCTGAAAGGAGGCTCTCAGCCCCAGAGCCTTGAAGTGGACGCGGAAGACGACCTTACGGGAGATGTCACCCCCGGAGACCGGGTCCTTATAAATGGAGTCCTGATATCCAGGCAGCGTACCCTCAGGGACGGGAAGTCCACCTTCTATGACCTTGTCCTTGAGGCAAACTCTATCGAAAAGCTGGACAAGGACTATGATGAACTGGAAATCACCCAGGAAGACGAAGAACAAATCCTGGAACTTTCCAGGGACCCGGAGATATACGGAAAGATCATAGGCTCGATTGCCCCTTCAATTTACGGGTATGAGGACATAAAGGAAGCCCTGGCCCTCCAGCTCTTTTCAGGAGTCGTGAAAAACCTGCCCGACGGTTCCAGGACCAGGGGAGATATCCACATGATGCTCGTGGGAGACCCGGGTATCGCTAAAAGCCAGCTCCTCCGTTATGTTGTCAAGCTTTCCCCCAGAGGTGTGTTCGCATCAGGGAGAAGTGCTTCTGCAAGCGGATTGACAGCTGCTGCCGTGAAAGACGACCTGAACGATGGCAGATGGACCATCGAAGGAGGGGCTCTCGTAATGGCAGATATGGGAATTGCCGCCGTTGACGAGATGGACAAGATGCGGACAGAGGATAAAAGTGCCCTGCACGAGGCAATGGAACAGCAAACCATCAGCATAGCCAAGGCAGGGATCATCGCAACTCTGAAGTCCCGCTGCGCCCTCCTTGGAGCGGCAAACCCTAAGTACGGACGTTTTGATCGATATGAAGGCCTGGCAGAGCAGATAAACATGCCACCGGCCCTACTCTCCCGGTTTGACCTTATATTTGTCCTGCTCGATACTCCGAACCACGCCATGGACAGCAAAATTGCTACCCACATCCTCCAGTCCCATTACGCAGGGGAACTCTTCGAACAAAGGCAAAAACTTCCCGGCTGTGAGATAAGCGAAGAATTAGTAAACGCCGAACTGGAAGTTATCGAACCTGACATTGATGCTGAAATCATGCGAAAATACGTTGCATACGCCCGGAAAAACGTATATCCCGCAATGGAAGACGACACCCGGCAGTACCTGATCAACTTTTATACGGATCTCAGGAAAACCGGAGAGGGAAAGAATACCCCCGTACCTGTTACCGCCAGGCAGCTCGAAGCCCTGGTCCGCCTCTCGGAAGCCAGCGCAAGAGTCAGACTTAGCAATAGGGTCACCCTGGAAGATGCAAGAAGGACTATCAGAATCGTAATGAACTGCCTGAAGAACGTAGGCGTGGACCCGGAAACAGGAGCTCTTGACGCGGATATCATTGCGACAGGCACAAGCAAGAACCAGAGGGACAAGATAAAGCTCCTGAAAGACATTATCAAAAAAGTAAGTGAGAGACACACGCATGGGAAAGCTCCCCTGGAAGAGGTCTATGCCGAAGCGCAAAAAGAGTGCGGTATCGACAGGCCCCATGCCGAAGAACACATAGGTAAAATGAGGCAGAGAGGAGACCTTTTTGCCCCGGATAAAGACCACATAAAAATAGTCAACAAATGA
- a CDS encoding DUF424 domain-containing protein yields the protein MYLKIYENGKNFLVAACDSEVLGKTLKHGMANVEIDRNFYEGKKVSEPELQEALWRATTANLFGEKTVQCAIKCELVDQGSVIMIDGVPHAQIFRV from the coding sequence ATGTACTTAAAGATCTATGAAAACGGAAAAAACTTTTTGGTAGCGGCTTGCGACAGCGAAGTGCTTGGAAAAACACTGAAACACGGCATGGCCAATGTGGAAATAGACCGGAATTTTTACGAAGGTAAAAAGGTTTCAGAACCCGAACTCCAGGAAGCCCTATGGAGAGCAACAACTGCCAACCTCTTTGGAGAAAAAACGGTCCAGTGTGCCATAAAGTGCGAACTTGTCGATCAGGGATCCGTGATCATGATCGATGGAGTACCCCATGCCCAGATTTTCAGGGTATGA
- a CDS encoding coiled-coil protein — MDNDVSTEEIATADLSDLNERELKNKVNELRNRIEKSERQLSSVFKELKNHRTDIDELKEKRDSLNQQVRERVRKAQELRKKRDGINDLISEYKEKRSSVNSKTQGLFTGIAELKEKRDEYNRLSHGSVESLSKAYLAEMETFFDKELPLAVEIKIYQKLNDLGKRLESARKANELHAQIQESYTESKEIHQEGDELHEKIQALSDESQACHLEMLENFKAADEIRKEANMYHAQLTDKFSSINAIKEKIDPLKTGIASARKELSLYLDRLKDVQLAKDENKVSQKHSTAREKLQKNARMSLEDLKLLIEKGDVKFNSKE, encoded by the coding sequence ATGGACAACGACGTTTCAACAGAAGAAATTGCAACGGCCGACCTTTCAGACCTCAACGAACGGGAGCTGAAGAATAAGGTAAACGAGCTCAGGAACAGGATAGAGAAGAGTGAGAGGCAGTTAAGTTCGGTTTTCAAGGAACTGAAAAATCACAGGACCGATATCGACGAACTGAAAGAAAAACGGGACTCTTTGAACCAGCAGGTCAGGGAACGGGTCAGGAAAGCGCAGGAACTCAGGAAAAAGCGGGATGGAATTAACGACCTGATATCCGAGTACAAGGAAAAAAGAAGCAGCGTAAACTCCAAAACTCAGGGTCTTTTTACCGGAATTGCGGAACTTAAGGAGAAAAGGGACGAGTACAACAGGCTTTCCCATGGAAGCGTAGAATCCCTTTCCAAAGCCTACCTGGCCGAAATGGAAACATTTTTTGATAAAGAACTCCCCCTTGCCGTTGAGATAAAGATCTACCAGAAACTAAATGACCTGGGAAAACGCCTGGAGTCTGCCAGGAAAGCAAACGAGCTTCACGCCCAGATTCAGGAAAGCTACACGGAATCCAAGGAAATCCACCAGGAAGGCGATGAACTTCACGAAAAGATCCAGGCTCTTTCCGATGAATCCCAGGCTTGCCACCTTGAAATGCTGGAAAACTTCAAGGCAGCCGACGAAATCCGGAAAGAAGCAAACATGTACCATGCCCAGCTCACGGACAAGTTCTCAAGCATAAACGCAATCAAAGAAAAAATCGATCCCCTGAAGACAGGCATTGCCAGCGCCAGAAAAGAACTTTCCTTATATCTCGATAGGTTGAAGGATGTCCAGCTGGCAAAAGACGAGAACAAGGTTAGCCAGAAACACAGTACAGCCCGGGAAAAACTTCAGAAAAATGCCCGCATGAGTCTTGAAGACCTAAAACTCCTGATTGAAAAAGGAGATGTCAAGTTCAACTCAAAAGAGTGA
- a CDS encoding S-layer protein domain-containing protein, translating to MHGLSKSPWRSSGSEKRGMQFFPIFLFFLLVLLFFLIYVCSGVSSASAAVNEEDRLSIILIDGEDLYVRSGDSHTFYQGYELYVKGADPDASRVWLELSREGISLEDAIATEGTSLVYSRNSTVFLNITVDTIYAGTDGALVRFFPVYQYLDPKYPKPQTPTSPLPESSENNSSLPGGPEYQAKGFNASIFFLSLGSLLFFIGIFAGRTKEQK from the coding sequence ATGCACGGCCTAAGTAAGTCTCCATGGAGGTCTTCGGGAAGCGAAAAAAGGGGAATGCAGTTTTTCCCCATCTTCCTTTTTTTCCTTCTGGTCCTCCTCTTTTTCCTTATTTATGTCTGTTCTGGAGTCTCTTCGGCATCCGCTGCCGTGAATGAAGAGGATCGGCTTTCCATTATCCTGATTGATGGGGAGGACCTCTATGTAAGGTCCGGAGACTCCCACACCTTTTATCAGGGTTATGAGCTTTACGTGAAAGGTGCGGACCCCGATGCAAGCCGTGTCTGGCTTGAACTCAGTAGGGAAGGGATTTCCCTGGAAGATGCCATCGCCACCGAAGGCACCAGTCTTGTTTATTCCCGAAACTCTACGGTATTCCTGAATATAACTGTGGATACCATCTATGCAGGGACGGACGGAGCACTGGTCAGGTTTTTCCCCGTTTACCAGTACCTTGACCCTAAATATCCCAAGCCCCAAACCCCCACGTCCCCTCTCCCCGAAAGCTCCGAAAACAACTCTTCTTTGCCCGGTGGCCCTGAATATCAAGCAAAAGGTTTCAATGCATCCATTTTCTTCCTGAGTTTGGGAAGCTTGCTCTTCTTTATTGGCATTTTTGCAGGGCGAACTAAAGAACAAAAGTAG
- a CDS encoding biotin--[acetyl-CoA-carboxylase] ligase: MGDKRSRIIKALKDAQKTPVSGEELGLELGISRTMVWKYIKSLQADGYEIESSPKRGYVLKSVPQLLYPEEIKMGLTTTLLGKKIHYFDEVSSTNSLAKEIGASEEEGTLVIAEVQKGGRGRMGREWISPHGGIWMSVLLKPGIPLRHASRLTLVAGLAVANVMRDLGLDARIKWPNDVRINGKKVCGILTEAKAEVDRVDYVVLGIGINANMDLKDIPEPLRAGSTTLKAELGRHIRRVQFLQDLLFELEQQYILFKTQPFSQILNDWLALSDTIGRDVKVTTPSRIIEGKAVGVTSDGALVIRKADNTKEEVIAGRCIYARPK; this comes from the coding sequence ATGGGAGATAAACGCTCTAGGATAATTAAGGCGCTTAAGGACGCACAGAAAACCCCCGTCTCAGGGGAAGAACTGGGACTTGAACTTGGAATTTCCAGGACGATGGTCTGGAAGTACATTAAGTCCCTCCAGGCTGACGGCTATGAAATAGAATCGTCTCCCAAGAGGGGATACGTCCTGAAATCCGTGCCCCAGCTCCTCTACCCTGAGGAAATCAAGATGGGGCTTACAACAACCCTTCTGGGGAAAAAGATCCATTATTTCGATGAAGTAAGCTCCACAAACAGCCTCGCAAAAGAGATTGGAGCGTCCGAGGAAGAGGGGACGCTTGTGATTGCCGAGGTGCAGAAGGGCGGAAGAGGTCGTATGGGGAGGGAATGGATCTCCCCGCACGGCGGGATCTGGATGTCCGTGCTCCTCAAACCCGGGATCCCTCTCAGGCATGCCTCGCGGCTGACCCTTGTTGCGGGGCTTGCGGTTGCCAATGTGATGCGGGACCTTGGGCTCGATGCCCGTATTAAGTGGCCAAACGATGTACGCATCAACGGGAAGAAAGTTTGCGGAATCCTGACCGAGGCAAAAGCTGAAGTGGATCGCGTGGACTACGTGGTGCTGGGGATCGGCATCAATGCCAACATGGACTTAAAAGACATCCCCGAGCCCTTACGTGCCGGTTCCACGACCTTGAAGGCGGAACTGGGCAGGCATATCAGGAGGGTACAGTTCCTTCAGGACCTGCTTTTTGAACTGGAACAGCAGTACATCCTTTTCAAGACCCAGCCATTTTCCCAGATCCTCAACGACTGGCTTGCGCTTTCCGATACAATCGGAAGGGATGTCAAAGTCACGACTCCTTCGCGGATTATCGAAGGCAAAGCAGTAGGTGTCACCTCTGACGGAGCTCTTGTGATAAGGAAAGCCGACAATACGAAAGAAGAGGTCATTGCAGGCAGATGTATCTATGCACGGCCTAAGTAA